Within Carassius gibelio isolate Cgi1373 ecotype wild population from Czech Republic chromosome A21, carGib1.2-hapl.c, whole genome shotgun sequence, the genomic segment CAATACTGTACAGCCACAAAAGGGTGCTTGAAACTCTTCAAGATTTTTGTTTCATTGACTCCCACAGTGGGGGAGtcaatgaatattatatatataaaaaataagaagaaacatagttatttcaaagaacaacttcattttcaaacagaatttgaaatgcaacgcagaAAATTCTGGGACTTTTACAGGAAATTAtcattaaccatttaacaggtttgtttttttacagttaaaatcaaagtaattgtttttacagtgcatacataaagtgcccttgagcaaggcactgaaccctcagTTGCCCACCTGGCGctgatctatagctgcccactgctccaggtgtgtgttcacagtgtgttcacttctcactgctgtgtgtgtgtgcacttgaatgggttaaatgcagagcactaattccgagtatgggttactatacttggcaaatgtcacgacttccACTTTCACTAAAGAGTGTAATGCAATCTAATGGGTTCAAGGTCATTACAGCTTCTAACACCTCCAGACTTATCTTTAATTATTTCAGAAGAAATGAAACTATGGTTCTGTTGAAACACAATGTTTCATGCACCCAGTGTGTGAGGGTGGGTGTCATAAAACCTTATAAACCTTACAACAATATAGTATATTAAAGTGATCATACAAACTGTATTGGTTCTAGTTACCGAATGTAAATATGTACAGATAATACAGCATTTGAAGATATACAAAGTATGTATGCggttctttcttctgcagaacaaaagaagatatttaaagaCTTTTGGGGCACAAACAACACTGAACCCCAgtcactttcattttatggacaaacacacacacagacaaactaaCAAACACAAGGAAATTTTTAACATATctatttttgtgttccactgaagaaagtaagtcaaacaggtttggaatgacatgaataaatgataacagatttgtcatttttgggtgaactgtcccattAAAACGGTTTAGTAGACTACAATTCCTTATCAGACATCCCTTTATCTTATAAATTACGTAAGTTTCTGATTCCAGAAATGTGTTTAACTTCTGTTACACTTTAATATGCTCATAAAGACCCACACCTTCTAATTAAGCTATAAAATGAGCGCTGAAACAGACACTGTTTCATTCAGCTCCTGATCAACGATGGATCTGCAAATCTCACTTTTTCTTCTGTTCGTTCTCTTCACTGCAGGTACAAAGACAAATAGTGTTTGTAATGTTATTGAGATTATTAATGCAGATTATTGatgtgtctcttttttttttttttactaaaggaCATTCTTTCAGCTGTTATGAGTGTGTTAGTATGACGGGTTCTTGTTCGGATCAAAAGGTAAAAACATGTCCCAGTGGATTCTCCAAGTGCACGAGTTTAACAACAGTTACACAAGTTGGTAAGTCCAATATGACGGATTGAAATGTAACATGTCACAGAACTTCTACAAATTTTTACAGATTCAAATCCAAAATATTCTATAGAGATTTctgatatttaatttgtttactcTCAGATACAATTTGAATCTAAAGATGAGAAGAATTATAAATGTTGACATACATATAAATCaattttccattaaaaataatgtgcacTGTagatcattttttttctgaatcatTCATGTTTTTACTGTAGGTGGCATTAACCAGAAGTTAAAAGATTGTACTCCTGACTGTGTAAATGGATCCATGAACCTCGGGATTGTGGGGACGTCGTCAGTGTGCTGTAACACAGACCTGTGTAACGTCAAAGACGCTCCAGGTATTGTCTGATTTACTGACCATATACAAATGATCATCTTTAAAGTCAAAACTCGCTCTACTTCCAAAGGACAGTGTGTACTATACttcaaatcataattaacaaatagaagtttcggtaacactttagaataaggttccattagttaatgttagttaatgtattaattaacatgaacaaacaatgaattatacatttattactgtatttattcatcttcgttaatgttagttaatgaagatacagttattcattgttagttcatggtaattcacagtgcattaactaatgttaacaagcacaacttttgatttaaataatgcattagtaaattttgaaattaacatgaactaagacttataaatgctgtaaaaggattgttcttgcttagttcatgttaacgaaagtagttaactaacagtaactaatggaaccttctaaagtgttaccgaagttTCTTGTCAGATTAGGTCATTTTTCTTCGTTGCCTGCTTAAGGTTATAGTCTTTGGCCCTGGTGAAAATTCAGGGAACAGAAGAATCGAACTGGACAACATTGCTCTTTATAATTCTGGGATCAGAGTctcaaatttgataaaaaaaaaaaaaaaatgctgttattagtaactgttttttttttttttcaaatacggCTTCTCTCCAAAAtaaaatcttttctctctgtgAAAAATGTAGAGATTGCTATCCATGCGCTCATTACATCTCACTTGGACTATTGCAACTCTCTTTATCTtggcatttctaaaaaaaaataaaaataaaaaaaaggacaatGTACATTTGATCATGTTACACAAATTTTGAAATCGTTGCATTGGTTACCTGTGCATCTTAGAATTtgcttaaaaattattttctatgtttttaaaactataaataatCTGGCACCGAGCTCTCTATCATACAATCCTACACGAAATCTGAGCTCTGGTGAACAAAGACTTCTCTCTGTCCCCAGATCACAGTTAAAGCATAGAAGGGATAGAGCTTTTGCAGATGCTGGCAGCCTTCCAGCCTATATCAGATCGGCACAAtgcttaaatgtttttaaatcatctcttaaaacaataaaataaaagattactTGTTTTCCTCCTGTAGATCCCGGCTCGAATTCCCCCAATGGAATGAAATGTTACTCTTGCGATGAGAAGACCTGCTCAAACATACTGAGTTGTTCGGGGAGTGAAGACCGCTGCATTACAGCAACAGGTGAGAATCTGCTAAAGGAAGAAGAAAGAAGATTAAAGTTgtctgttgctgttgtttttaatctctctaatgtttaaatatgtaatttatatcatatataccAGTAAAACTTAGACTCAAcctgtgttttctttcttttttatcagAGAGCATCGAAGGCCAGTCAGTGGTTGTGAAAGGTTGTGTCTCTAAAGCTTTGTGTGATACCAGAAGATCGGTTAGAGATGTTCGGAGCATCTCATGTTGTGAGGGGAACCTGTGTAACAGTGCTAATGGTGTCTCTCAGAGCTTCCTGTTCCTCTGCTGTTCTCTGCTCTCCTTCATCCTGCTGCACTGAATCCAGCAGATCTTCTACAATGAGACACTGAATATAAAGCATCTATTTTCTATAACCTATGcattttttgatttgatttgatttgaattttcTTGTGGCATTCTGATGTGACATTTatgaagtaaaatattaaatcagCTGTTCCTGGGGTCATATTTAATAAAGCCTGTAATACTGCAAAGACAACCAAAGATATAcagcaacaattaaaaaaaaatgtctttcttaAAAAATGATTCCATCATTATTGTGTTCAGAGGAAACGTGaaagataattatttaattatttaaataaatagtttgtgTTACAATATTTGCATTTCAAGTATCACAAATGTTCTTTTTACAGTTACAGACACAAAGGTACAAAGTGTAACTGTAGTACATAAGAAGATAAAGGACACGTGCTGGTTATTGATCACAATTCGATTTTTCTTCAGGATTTAGTCTTTAGTCTTTCGGCTAATGCTATAAACTTACTAAAATTGGGTTTTTTAAAGTTATGCGATGAATGAAAGAGATTTTACTTTTCACACTTACTTTAGTCGCCACATATTATCAATCCAGTTAGGTCACATTATACCTATTTTAATCGTCTACGTATTATACCTACACTTTATacctattttaatgttttagctAGTTGCAACAATATGTTCcagttaaaataatataaactaatCTTGGCTTTCTATTTCTATCTTGGCTCCTCATCACCAAGACGGCTGatcttaaaagtatttttatataaacttgCATTCGACTGTAAGGTGCAAAGGTTTATAAAGTAAAGATGACCAATGAAAGCCCTGCCCATATTTGACCTGAGCAAAGCCATTTAGCAGCTACTTCAAACAGCTGAAAATGTGATTTCAGAATAGGAGGTTAGGGATACTGAACATGAGTGTGTGGTTAAAGAGATAGTTCTAGTAGTTTCTACAGTAGAACCATCTCTTTAAGAAGCCTAGTTGCAAAAATCCATGTAATTCTTAACAGGTTTGCTGATAAAAACCCTTCATATTCCTAATATGACCAATTATGTAGTTATACAAGCCTACATTTTTATTTCCTGAATTGTTACTCGTTTCATTCATTTCTAAAGATCATAGCAATTCACTGCTTTTCTTCTATTCATTTTTTCACTGCAGGTGCAAAGTCTAATCATGTTTTAATTGTTGTTTGGTACAAATACAGATATCAATGTCTCTTTCTTTATTACTAAAGGACACTGATGGGTTCTTGTGCAGAAAAACAAGCGGCATCCCAGTGGAGCTTCGTAATGCTAAAGTTTAACAGTGGCAATATACGTTTATGCATTATGATTGATTGAAAtactgttatatttaaaaatcgcATTAAGCATTAATTAACAGCAGGTGGAAACAGATAACATTTGTACACCTACATCTTTGCAACTGCTGACAACAAACACcatcttttttttcataattgtgttttatcaaTTAGTTGTCCCTCTTCTTATAATGGATTAgctgtttttgtatttgcatgaataaaaaaaaatgttttatttcttgtAAAAACTTAAGACACATGTATTGTATTTGCAATACAGCCACAAAAGGGTGCTACTGGTACTGGTGCATACGGTCTTCCATGCAACAAATACTTCTTCTCATTGCGTTCCATGACCATACTGTTTTGTTTCATTGACTCCCACAGTTACTTCTTAAAGCAGAGGTTCAGGTCTGGGTCTGGTGCAGGAACATCAAACCCTTCAAGAACAGATTCTAAAGTACCTTCCTCAAATATCTGTATAAGTGACTGACAGAACATCAAGATTGGATTTCACTGGGATTGCAAACCCATTAATCATATGGAGGAGTCTTCAAACTTTTACAAGACGACTGAATCATACAGCCAGTTGAGAAATAACTGTCAGTTAATcttttattaacacacacacacacacatatatatatatata encodes:
- the LOC127941671 gene encoding urokinase plasminogen activator surface receptor isoform X12, translated to MDLQISLFLLFVLFTAGHSFSCYECVSMTGSCSDQKVKTCPSGFSKCTSLTTVTQVGGINQKLKDCTPDCVNGSMNLGIVGTSSVCCNTDLCNVKDAPDPGSNSPNGMKCYSCDEKTCSNILSCSGSEDRCITATESIEGQSVVVKGCVSKALCDTRRSVRDVRSISCCEGNLCNSANGVSQSFLFLCCSLLSFILLH
- the LOC127941671 gene encoding urokinase plasminogen activator surface receptor isoform X13; this encodes MDVQISVFLLFVLFTAGHSFSCYECVSMTGSCSDQKVKTCPSGFSKCTSLTTVTQVGGINQKLKDCTPDCVNGSMNLGIVGTSSVCCNTDLCNVKDAPDPGSNSPNGMKCYSCDEKTCSNILSCSGSEDRCITATESIEGQSVVVKGCVSKALCDTRRSVRDVRSISCCEGNLCNSANGVSQSFLFLCCSLLSFILLH
- the LOC127941671 gene encoding urokinase plasminogen activator surface receptor isoform X14, which gives rise to MDLQISVFLLFVLFTAGHSFSCYECVSMTGSCSDQKVKTCPSGFSKCTSLTTVTQVGGINQKLKDCTPDCVNGSMNLGIVGTSSVCCNTDLCNVKDAPDPGSNSPNGMKCYSCDEKTCSNILSCSGSEDRCITATESIEGQSVVVKGCVSKALCDTRRSVRDVRSISCCEGNLCNSANGVSQSFLFLCCSLLSFILLH